The proteins below are encoded in one region of Parus major isolate Abel chromosome 7, Parus_major1.1, whole genome shotgun sequence:
- the FZD7 gene encoding frizzled-7, producing the protein MRAAGECGGAAAAGCPLLGLAALLAALLGTPAGATAQQYHGEKGISVPDHGFCQPISIPLCTDIAYNQTILPNLLGHTNQEDAGLEVHQFYPLVKVQCSPELKFFLCSMYAPVCTVLEQAIPPCRSLCERARQGCEALMNKFGFQWPERLRCENFPVHGAGEICVGQNTSDAPPGPGGAAGRGVTAHPTAGYLPDFLTPPQPPSGFSFSCPRQLKVPSYLGYRFLGERDCGAPCEPARPNGLMYFKEAEVRFARLWVGVWSVLCCASTLFTVLTYLVDMRRFSYPERPIIFLSGCYFMVAVAYAAGFLLEERVVCLERFSEDGYRTVAQGTKKEGCTILFMILYFFGMASSIWWVILSLTWFLAAGMKWGHEAIEANSQYFHLAAWAVPAVKTITILAMGQVDGDVLSGVCYVGIYSVDSLRGFVLAPLFVYLFIGTSFLLAGFVSLFRIRTIMKHDGTKTEKLEKLMVRIGVFSVLYTVPATIVLACYFYEQAFRGTWEKTWLLQTCKTYAVPCPSHFAPMSPDFTVFMIKYLMTMIVGITTGFWIWSGKTLQSWRRFYHRLSTGSKGETAV; encoded by the coding sequence ATGCGGGCTGCAGGAGAATGCGGCGGAGCGGCCGCCGCCGGCTGCCCCTTGCTGGGGCTGGCCGCGCTGCTGGCCGCCCTGCTGGGGACCCCCGCGGGTGCCACGGCACAGCAGTACCACGGTGAGAAGGGCATCTCCGTGCCGGACCACGGTTTCTGCCAGCCCATCTCCATCCCGCTCTGCACGGATATTGCCTACAACCAGACCATCCTGCCCAACCTGCTGGGCCACACCAACCAGGAGGACGCAGGGCTGGAGGTGCACCAGTTCTACCCGCTGGTCAAGGTGCAGTGCTCGCCCGAGCTGAAGTTCTTTCTCTGTTCCATGTACGCGCCGGTGTGCACCGTGCTGGAGCAAGCCATCCCACCCTGCCGCTCCCTCTGCGAGCGGGCCCGACAGGGCTGCGAGGCCCTCATGAACAAGTTCGGCTTCCAGTGGCCAGAGCGGCTCCGCTGCGAGAACTTCCCTGTTCACGGTGCGGGTGAGATCTGCGTGGGGCAGAACACGTCGGATGCCCCACCAGGACCCGGTGGTGCGGCGGGTCGGGGGGTCACTGCCCACCCCACTGCTGGCTACCTCCCTGACTTTCTTACCCCGCCACAGCCACCCTCTGGCTTCTCCTTCTCTTGCCCCCGGCAGCTCAAAGTGCCCTCTTACTTGGGCTATCGGTTCCTGGGGGAGCGAGACTGTGGAGCCCCCTGTGAGCCAGCCCGGCCCAATGGGCTCATGTACTTCAAGGAGGCAGAGGTTCGATTTGCCCGGCTGTGGGTGGGTGTGTGGTCCGTGCTTTGCTGTGCCTCCACCCTCTTCACCGTGCTCACCTACCTAGTAGACATGCGTCGTTTCAGCTACCCGGAGAGGCCCATCATCTTCCTCTCGGGCTGCTACTTCATGGTGGCAGTGGCCTACGCAGCAGGTTTCTTGCTGGAGGAGCGGGTGGTGTGTCTAGAGCGCTTCTCTGAGGATGGCTACCGCACTGTGGCCCAAGGCACCAAGAAAGAAGGCTGCACCATCCTCTTCATGATCCTTTACTTCTTCGGCATGGCCAGCTCCATCTGGTGGGTCATCCTGTCCCTCACTTGGTTCCTGGCTGCTGGCATGAAGTGGGGCCATGAGGCCATTGAGGCCAACTCCCAGTATTTTCATCtggctgcctgggctgtgcccgCTGTCAAAACCATCACCATCTTGGCCATGGGGCAGGTGGATGGGGATGTACTCAGTGGGGTGTGTTATGTAGGTATCTACAGTGTGGACTCACTGAGGGGCTTTGTGCTGGCACCCTTGTTTGTGTATCTCTTCATTGGCACTTCCTTCTTGCTGGCTGGTTTCGTGTCCTTGTTTCGCATCCGCACCATCATGAAGCACGATGGCACCAAGACGGAGAAACTAGAGAAGCTGATGGTGCGCATTGGTGTCTTCAGTGTCCTCTACACGGTGCCTGCCACCATTGTTCTGGCGTGTTACTTTTACGAGCAGGCCTTCCGTGGCACCTGGGAGAAGACGTGGCTCCTCCAGACCTGCAAAACGTATGCTGTGCCCTGTCCCAGCCACTTTGCCCCTATGAGCCCAGACTTCACTGTCTTCATGATCAAGTACCTCATGACCATGATTGTTGGGATCACAACTGGCTTCTGGATTTGGTCTGGCAAAACCCTTCAGTCCTGGCGGCGCTTCTACCATAGACTCAGTACCGGCAGCAAAGGCGAGACGGCAGTATGA